One genomic region from Candidatus Caldarchaeum subterraneum encodes:
- a CDS encoding ABC transporter ATP-binding protein gives MSEAVLVDGLTVAYEKIVALEDVSFKIFRGSITAVVGPNGSGKSTLFKALVGLVKPRRGVIKILGLDVSDARGKIAYVPQREEVYWDYPLTVWDVVAMGRIRDVGYLRSVKKDDERVLAALEKTGLSGLMRRKISELSGGQQQRVFIARAIAQEAEIYLLDEPLTGIDAESEDRLFDILSELRRMGKTVIMTTHDLSSTFEFFDNILLLRNRVIAFGSPEKVLTAENLAAAYGSERVAMHLTDVGRVAGWR, from the coding sequence TTGAGCGAGGCTGTTCTTGTAGATGGCTTGACTGTGGCTTATGAGAAGATCGTGGCTCTCGAAGATGTTTCCTTCAAAATATTCCGCGGCTCGATAACCGCCGTCGTCGGGCCAAACGGCTCGGGAAAAAGCACCCTCTTCAAAGCACTTGTCGGGCTTGTCAAGCCGCGGCGAGGTGTCATCAAAATTCTTGGACTTGATGTCTCGGATGCGCGTGGAAAGATAGCCTATGTTCCTCAGAGGGAGGAGGTTTACTGGGATTATCCCTTGACGGTGTGGGATGTTGTGGCTATGGGCAGGATAAGGGATGTGGGCTATCTCAGGAGTGTGAAGAAAGATGATGAGAGGGTTTTGGCTGCTTTGGAGAAAACCGGGTTAAGCGGGTTGATGCGTAGGAAAATCTCGGAGCTCTCCGGTGGACAGCAGCAACGGGTCTTCATAGCTAGAGCGATTGCCCAAGAAGCAGAGATTTACTTGTTGGATGAGCCTCTCACAGGCATAGACGCCGAGTCAGAGGACAGGCTCTTCGACATCTTAAGCGAGCTGCGACGGATGGGCAAAACCGTGATAATGACCACCCACGACCTCAGCAGCACCTTCGAGTTCTTTGACAATATTCTTCTACTCCGAAACCGTGTCATAGCGTTCGGGTCTCCGGAGAAGGTTTTGACGGCTGAAAACCTCGCCGCAGCCTATGGCAGTGAACGCGTCGCCATGCATCTTACCGACGTGGGGCGGGTTGCGGGATGGCGTTAG
- a CDS encoding manganese/iron ABC transporter substrate-binding protein, with product MIFPESKLLLAASIFVLALGLYTPYYAVPVESRLALATTSIICDLARNVVGRLWDVECIVAPGQSPHTYEPTPEDMVKASKAKVILYNGFAVDAWVVKLLGSQNNEKLYRVTEGLEPYLLKVPDGPYAGKEDPHMWMDVGLAIKYVEHIRDIFIEQDPDNAEIYKANAAAYIRELEELDKWIRETVSQLPTEKRILVTQENAFQYFARAYGFRVGAYFYSIATEIEPSPIDMVHAVEKVKQLGVCVFFVESTLSSRLLDSLVREAGGRLAGPLYVDGVGPRGSGAESYVSMMKVNVGTIVGELMKGC from the coding sequence ATGATTTTCCCCGAATCTAAGCTTCTGTTAGCCGCCTCAATTTTTGTATTGGCTCTGGGGCTGTACACCCCCTATTATGCAGTCCCAGTAGAATCGAGACTAGCTCTCGCTACCACATCTATCATCTGCGACCTCGCCAGAAACGTGGTGGGAAGACTCTGGGATGTGGAGTGCATCGTTGCACCGGGGCAGAGTCCCCACACCTATGAGCCGACACCCGAGGACATGGTTAAAGCCTCGAAAGCCAAGGTCATCCTCTACAACGGCTTCGCCGTCGACGCATGGGTGGTTAAACTACTCGGCAGCCAGAACAATGAAAAGCTTTACAGGGTTACGGAGGGGTTGGAGCCCTATCTTCTCAAGGTTCCCGACGGCCCCTACGCCGGAAAAGAAGACCCACACATGTGGATGGATGTAGGCCTCGCGATAAAATACGTCGAACACATCAGAGACATATTCATCGAACAAGACCCAGACAACGCCGAAATCTACAAGGCAAACGCAGCTGCATACATTCGTGAATTGGAGGAGCTGGACAAATGGATTAGAGAAACCGTCTCCCAGCTTCCGACCGAGAAAAGAATACTCGTCACACAGGAGAATGCTTTCCAGTATTTTGCCAGAGCCTATGGGTTCCGGGTGGGCGCATACTTCTACTCCATAGCAACGGAGATCGAACCTTCTCCCATAGACATGGTCCACGCTGTTGAGAAGGTAAAGCAGCTGGGGGTGTGTGTATTTTTTGTGGAGTCGACTCTTTCCAGCAGGCTACTGGACTCTCTTGTGAGAGAGGCGGGCGGTAGATTGGCTGGGCCGTTGTATGTTGATGGTGTTGGGCCGCGGGGCTCGGGTGCAGAGTCGTATGTCTCCATGATGAAGGTGAATGTTGGAACTATTGTCGGGGAGTTGATGAAAGGGTGTTGA